A stretch of Deinococcus roseus DNA encodes these proteins:
- a CDS encoding S41 family peptidase gives MLNSELNPESIASIIHTAADRLQSHYVFPDRGEQIAADLKAHVQQGRFQDCQTPEEFAKQVTAVLLEVSADRHIRMRYHPAGAPELNFDPPSPEVVKWLKEEQRLSNYGFYKVERLNGNVGYLDLRAFAAAAFAAETAIAAMQFLAHTDAVIIDLRNNGGGDPEMIQLISTYLFEEVTHLNNFYFRPADQTHQTWTLPYVPGKRLLHQPVYLLTSNYTFSAAEEFTYNLKNLKRATIVGETTGGGAHPGGSVKVHEHFTVFVPTGRAINPISGTNWEGTGVEPDVQLPADQAFDHAYQDALQKVLNQLPEHAVYEKQRQEIQEILQS, from the coding sequence GTGCTGAATTCAGAGCTGAATCCAGAAAGCATTGCCAGCATCATCCACACCGCTGCAGACCGCCTGCAAAGCCATTATGTTTTTCCAGACAGGGGAGAGCAGATCGCTGCAGACCTCAAAGCCCATGTTCAGCAAGGGCGTTTTCAGGATTGCCAGACCCCTGAAGAATTCGCAAAACAGGTCACGGCAGTGCTGCTGGAAGTCTCTGCAGACCGGCACATCCGCATGCGTTACCATCCGGCAGGCGCTCCAGAATTGAATTTTGATCCGCCCTCACCTGAGGTGGTCAAATGGCTGAAAGAAGAGCAACGCCTCAGCAATTACGGGTTTTACAAAGTGGAACGCCTGAACGGCAATGTGGGTTACCTGGATTTGCGGGCTTTTGCTGCCGCAGCTTTTGCAGCAGAAACCGCCATCGCTGCCATGCAATTTCTGGCCCACACAGACGCTGTGATCATTGACCTGCGCAACAATGGGGGAGGGGACCCCGAAATGATCCAGTTGATCAGCACCTACCTTTTTGAGGAGGTCACCCACCTCAACAATTTTTATTTTCGCCCAGCAGACCAGACCCACCAGACCTGGACGTTGCCTTATGTTCCCGGAAAACGCCTGCTGCACCAGCCTGTGTACCTGCTGACCAGCAATTACACCTTTTCTGCAGCAGAAGAATTCACCTACAACCTCAAGAACCTCAAACGGGCCACCATTGTCGGAGAGACCACCGGAGGAGGCGCCCACCCAGGAGGATCGGTCAAGGTTCATGAGCATTTCACGGTTTTTGTGCCCACCGGGCGGGCCATCAACCCCATCTCTGGCACCAACTGGGAAGGCACAGGCGTGGAGCCCGACGTGCAACTTCCAGCAGATCAGGCTTTTGACCACGCTTACCAGGATGCCCTGCAAAAGGTGCTGAACCAGCTTCCAGAGCATGCTGTCTATGAAAAACAGCGCCAGGAGATTCAGGAGATCCTGCAGTCCTGA
- a CDS encoding universal stress protein produces the protein MLNTILVPVADDPASENCVHHAFDLSRLLGSKVILLYATENPDDLASGKTLLSTLAAGARYPAKQLVVLDQPMSAVLKAIEVHQVDLVLLGCADPQCPSSHLVLNLLTCTPVPVQVVPMVRRARRGFLDRVQPFP, from the coding sequence ATGCTCAACACAATCCTCGTTCCTGTGGCGGATGATCCGGCCAGTGAAAATTGCGTGCACCACGCATTTGACCTGTCCCGTCTGCTGGGCAGCAAAGTGATTTTGCTGTATGCCACAGAAAACCCCGATGACCTTGCATCGGGAAAAACCCTGCTGTCCACGCTGGCTGCAGGTGCCCGGTACCCTGCAAAACAACTGGTGGTGCTGGACCAGCCCATGTCTGCCGTGCTGAAAGCCATCGAGGTGCATCAGGTGGATCTGGTGCTGCTGGGTTGTGCAGACCCGCAATGCCCCTCCAGCCATCTGGTGCTGAATTTGCTGACCTGCACCCCTGTGCCCGTTCAGGTGGTGCCCATGGTGCGCCGTGCCCGACGGGGGTTTCTGGATCGGGTGCAGCCTTTCCCCTGA
- a CDS encoding AfsR/SARP family transcriptional regulator, whose product MTHLSIRTLGQAHIKMGDQQAQFHSEPARELFFYLLSFVEGRSKTEILRDLWGEEESPTVNNRFRVTLHRVRNALGTPDSIQEQYGRYRVSHEVLSQSDLYQFYIHLQLSEHHTGRERLKILQQALSCYNGNYLEGFQQDWVFQAREEHKTAYVRALLELSMLYCTEGQCEATVHALFRALKSDPFIGENYHQKLMTCLSVVEDRYAAIEHYRRFLHFLKNELQDTPMRDTVQLAERIKDGEAICKRLQNPGDTEPGMTDRCPFTSSGDCPGILQAEPFADLPEFH is encoded by the coding sequence ATGACACACCTCAGCATCCGCACTTTGGGACAGGCCCACATCAAAATGGGAGACCAGCAGGCCCAGTTTCATTCCGAGCCTGCACGCGAACTGTTTTTTTACCTGCTGTCCTTTGTGGAAGGGCGCAGCAAAACAGAGATCCTGAGGGATTTGTGGGGTGAGGAGGAATCCCCCACCGTCAACAACCGCTTCCGGGTGACCCTGCACCGGGTGCGCAATGCCCTGGGCACCCCGGACAGCATTCAGGAGCAATATGGGCGTTACCGGGTGTCCCATGAGGTGCTGTCCCAGAGCGACCTCTACCAGTTCTACATTCACCTGCAGCTGTCTGAACACCACACAGGACGGGAGCGCCTGAAAATCCTGCAGCAGGCCCTGTCCTGCTACAACGGCAATTACCTGGAGGGCTTCCAGCAGGACTGGGTGTTTCAGGCCCGCGAGGAGCACAAAACCGCCTATGTGCGGGCCTTGCTGGAGCTCTCCATGCTGTACTGCACAGAAGGGCAGTGTGAGGCCACCGTGCATGCCCTGTTCCGGGCCCTGAAATCGGACCCATTTATTGGGGAGAACTACCACCAGAAATTGATGACCTGTCTGTCTGTGGTGGAGGACCGTTATGCCGCCATTGAACACTACCGCCGTTTCCTGCACTTTTTAAAAAACGAACTGCAGGACACCCCCATGCGGGACACCGTGCAGCTGGCCGAGCGCATCAAGGATGGGGAGGCCATCTGCAAACGCCTCCAGAACCCCGGAGACACCGAACCCGGCATGACCGACCGCTGTCCTTTTACATCCAGTGGGGATTGTCCGGGAATCCTGCAAGCAGAACCCTTTGCAGACCTGCCAGAATTCCATTGA